The proteins below come from a single Triticum aestivum cultivar Chinese Spring chromosome 5D, IWGSC CS RefSeq v2.1, whole genome shotgun sequence genomic window:
- the LOC123126312 gene encoding protein MIZU-KUSSEI 1-like gives MGFAKRPNKVDGPPSRTSSVASSGTSASARTSSISSDDGNGGRPGQSPARGAPGHTLEAPSRKNRPARSPSRPALLFQKLRRALPILAPRCGRTPAGSAREVAASTSSGAADSHLMSRHVASGGGRRPCRRVTGTLFGRRKGRVALALQETPRSLPSLVVELALQTHALLRELGNPAGARIVLETERRRGGTGEGPKRAPPLLDEVAWTMFCNGRKTGYAVRREATDYDLTVMETLRAVSMGAGVLPVPAGAGAGGGVSGSAPDDEVAYMRGCFEHLVGSWDSESLYMVTPQGGGTGPELAVFFVRL, from the coding sequence ATGGGCTTCGCCAAACGTCCTAATAAGGTCGACGGCCCGCCAAGCCGGACCAGCAGCGTGGCCTCCTCCGGCACCAGCGCCAGCGCCCGAACGTCCTCCATCTCCAGCGATGACGGGAACGGTGGACGGCCAGGCCAGTCCCCGGCGCGCGGCGCCCCGGGCCACACGCTGGAGGCGCCGTCGCGGAAGAACCGGCCCGCACGTAGCCCCTCCCGGCCGGCGCTGCTGTTCCAGAAGCTTCGCCGCGCGCTCCCCATCCTGGCGCCCCGGTGCGGGAGGACGCCGGCGGGGTCGGCGCGCGAGGTCGCGGCGTCGACCTCCTCGGGCGCCGCCGACTCGCACCTCATGTCGCGGCACGTCGCgtcgggcggcgggaggcggccgtGCCGGCGTGTGACGGGCACGCTGTTCGGCCGCCGCAAGGGCCGCGTCGCGCTGGCGCTGCAGGAGACGCCCCGGAGCCTGCCGAGCCTGGTGGTGGAGCTGGCGCTGCAGACGCACGCGCTGCTCCGCGAGCTCGGCAACCCCGCCGGCGCGCGCATCGTGCTGGAGACCGAGCGCCGCCGCGGCGGCACTGGCGAGGGGCCTAAGCGCGCGCCGCCGCTGCTGGACGAGGTGGCGTGGACCATGTTCTGCAACGGGAGGAAGACCGGGTACGCGGTGCGGCGGGAGGCGACGGACTACGACCTGACGGTGATGGAGACGCTGCGGGCAGTGTCCATGGGCGCCGGCGTGCTCCCGGTCCcagctggagctggagctggaggtGGGGTCTCGGGGTCGGCGCCGGACGACGAGGTGGCGTACATGCGCGGCTGCTTCGAGCACTTGGTGGGGTCGTGGGACTCGGAGTCGCTCTACATGGTGACGCCCCAGGGCGGCGGCACCGGCCCGGAGCTCGCCGTGTTCTTCGTCAGGCTCTGA